A stretch of DNA from Spirosoma endbachense:
ATAGAAACGAAACGCCCGGCCATTGGTCGGGCGTTTCTGATTGATACGTATCCCATCGATACTGTTCACACTAACAGGGGTAGTAGTTGATATTGGCCTGGCCATGATGTTGACAAAACCAGAAGTGATCGTTCATTTTTACAAACAGGAGCCACAGGGGTTAGATGATCCCCTTTTTAAAGCCCATATGTGAAACCCCTCTTTAAGCGGAGATTGTCTACATCTTAAGAAGGCTATTCAGTAATAACCATTTAATTATTCGGTTATTAATTGTTGCTTTGTAAATAAAACACGTTTGATAAGCTACCGTACGAATTGGCACAGTCATCAATGTCTATCGTTGAAGAACAGGAACTTTGGCATCGTTTCCGCCAGGGCGACGAAGAGGCATTTTCCATACTGGCTAATCGACATTATCGTAGGCTGATGCATTACGGGCAGAAGTTTTCGTCTAATACTCAATTTATTGAAGATGCACTTCAGGAGTTGCTGATCCATTTATGGCTTCACAGGGCCACCCTGAACGATACCCCGTCCGTTACATATTACCTGCTAAAAGCGTTTCGTCATCAGTTAATCAAAGCCTTAAAACGACGGGCGCACGAACAACCGCTCGATGTACAGGCTGATGCTATCTCATTTGACTTCTCAATTGAGCAGAATTACATCCAGCAGGAAACCCATAACCTGCTGGAACGTACTGTTGAAGCAGCACTTGCCCAATTGCCAGCCAGGCAAAAAGAAGTTATTTACCTGCGCTATTATCAGGGCCTTCGGCCAGAAGAAATTGCTTCTCTCTTAGACATTAAATCCCAGTCAGTCAGTAACATACTACAGCGGGCTTTAACCAGGCTTCGCGAAAACTGGCCTTCGATTCTGCTGATTGGCCTGCTACTTTTTTACAAGTAGTAAAAAAAATGTCTTTTGCTGAGTATCTACAGCCTGCTTCAGGGATAATAGCACTGGAAGTGTTCAATCTATTCTATGACTAATCGTACCGATGCCTTGCAAGAGTTGCTGGAAGACCCTCGGTTTATTGCCTGGGTAACCGGTAATGCTGATGACTTGGAGGACTACTGGAACAACTGGGCAGCTGATAATCTGATGCGCCGTGAAACGCTTGACCAGGCCCGTAGCCTGGTGAAAGCAATAGAGGGGAAACCCATACCAGTTTCGGACACGCACATTAAGCGGTCAGTTGAGCGGGCGCTTCAGGAGGCTAAACGGCAGGAGATAGTCCAACCCCCGGTTATTATTCGCCCTTTATATCAACAATGGTGGGCCGTGGCTGCCAGTGTGCTCCTCGTGATCGGGCTGGGTTGGTTGGCCTTTACGATCCAAACACCCCGTTCGATTTATGACCAAAAAGTCGCCCAGGTAAATCATACGGGCAGATTGATAATTGAGGTCAGGAATGATACTCGGCCAATTCAACACGTACAACTGCCAGATGGGAGTTCTGTATTGCTCCAGAAGAATAGTCGGATCAGTTTTCCTCAGCAATTCAGGCCGGATAAACGGGAAGTCTACCTGACAGGCGAAGCGTTCTTTGAAGTGATGAAAAATCCTGCACAGCCATTTCTGGTCTATGCGGATGAACTGGTTACCAAGGTGCTGGGAACCAGCTTTGGCATAAAAGCCTACGCCAATGACCCGGCTATCACGGTAGTCGTAAAAACCGGGAAAGTATCTGTGTTTACGCAGTCAGACCGCCAGTTCACACACTTAGATAGCAGTCGAACGCTGACGGGTCTGGTACTCTCACCCAATGAGCAGGTAACCTATGAACGAAAAGAAAGCCGCCTGACCCGTGTTCTGGTTGAAAAACCGACTTTACTGAATATTCCGATTGAAAAGCAGCTATTTATCTATCAGGAAACGCCCATTGCGACCGTATTTGCCGATCTTGAAAAGGCGTATGATGTTAATATTGACTTTGATGCGGATGTAATGGCGCAGTGTAGCATCACCGCAACCCTGGGCGATGATCCACTTATTCAGAAACTAACGTGGATTTGTAAGGTGCTTGAAGCATCCTATGAACTAAAGGACGGCCGAATCATTGTATCAGGCAAATCGTGCCAATAGTCCTGATTTTTTACCCTTAAACCCTCACTGACCATGAATTAATGCGAAGATAAAAAAGGTGAACGATGCTGGAACATCGTTCACCCCCGAAGTTAAATCCCTTTTATATCGCGACTAAACGAACGTCCTGAGAAGGATGAAGGGATCTGTTTTGCCAATTTTTCCCAACTAGCAAACATTCAAAAGTATGAAATTTATTATACCCTCGCCTTTACTTCTGCGAAGAATTATGAGAATCGGGCTTCTTCAAATTATTCTGTGCGTACTTGTCGTCAGCATTGCGCTGGCTCATGATGGCCAGGCGCAGGAAGTTCTCAACCGAAGTGTGACCCTTCAGTGCAAGGATCAGGCAGTAAAAGTAGTCCTCGACCGCGTAGAAAAAGCCGCTGGTGTTCGCTTTATTTATAGCCCTGAACTGATTCAGTCCTATCGTAAAGTGTCACTGGATTTTCGAGACAAACGGCTGGCCGATATTTTAAATACACTGTTGCTGCCACTGAAAATAACCTACGAAGTAGTTGGTAATCAGATTCTTCTCAAGCGAAATCCTGCTTCGTCAGGCATGAGTCCTGACCTGCTCAAACCCGAAACGTTTAGTACAGATCAATCTGCCGAGCAGACTATAACCGGTACGGTTAGTGATGAAAATGGGGGATTGCTGCCTGGGGTGAGCGTAGTCGTTAAAAACACGACGCGTGGTACCACTACCGATGCCAGAGGAGTATACCAACTCACGATACCCGACAACGGATCTGCTGCTATTTTGATTTTTTCCTTTGTCGGCTATAAGAGCCAGGAAGTAACGATTGGAAATCGCACCACTATTGATATTCAACTGGCGACTGATAACAAGTCGCTGGACGAAGTGGTGGTGGTGGGCTATGGTATGGTGAAGAAAAGCGATTTGACGGGATCGGTCGCCAGAATTGATGAATCGATCATCAAAGCAACGCCCATCGTTTCGCTTGATCGGGCCATGCAGGGACGAATAGCGGGTGTGCAGGTCACCTCGAACTCGGCTGCACCGGGCGGCTCGACTACGATCCGGATTAGAGGGACGGGGTCCGTCAATGCAGGAAATGACCCATTGTACGTGATCGACGGATTTCCTACGGGCGATCTTAATTCGATCAATCCAAACGATATCGAGTCGATTGAAATCCTGAAAGATGCCTCAGCGACAGCCATTTATGGGTCAAGGGGCTCCAATGGCGTTGTGCTGGTAACCACTAAACGGGGAAAGGCTGGTCAGTCGGGTATCAATTTTGAGTCATACTATGGCGTTCAGGCGGTCCGTCGTAAAATTCCTTTGCTGAATGCCAGGGAGTATGCCACATTCATTAACGACGCCCGGATCAATGGGGGAGGAGCCGCTTATTTCGACGGCTCGACGGCTGCCCGTCCACTACCGGAATCATTGGGGGAAGGTACTGACTGGCAGGATGAGGTTTTTCGAACGGCGCCTATTCAAAATTACCAGCTATCCTTCACGGGTGGAGAGGCCAAAACCCGGTATGCCATCTCCGGCAACTACTATGACCAGCAGGGGATTATTCTGAATTCGTACTTCAAACGATTTTCCCTGCGGGCTAATCTGGATCGGGAAGTAAAGCCCTGGCTGACCATTGGCCTATCGATGCAGGGCGCACACACCCGCTCGAACAGTAGCCGCACAGCCACCGATGGCGGGGCCGCCGGTGGAGTTACCAATGCCGCCCTGAACTATGCTCCTGTTTTCCCTATTTATGCGTCGCCGGGCATTTATTACCGCGATCAAAGTACACTGAACGGAAGCCTGGTCGACAACCCCGTAGGCCTGGCTAAAGAAGTGACGAATCTGTATTATACGCTTCGGTTGTTGACTAATTTTTACGCCGATTTCAAGGTAGGGCCGCACCTTACTTTCCGCACGACCTGGGGCGCTGATTTACTATCGACTAAGCAAAACAACTACGCTACCCGCCTTATTCAACTGGGAGCCAGCACCAACGGATCGGCTTCGGTAGCCAGTGCATTGAATATCAATTACCTGAATGAAAATACGCTGACCTATAATCGAACTTTTGCCACCAAACACAACCTGACGGCATTACTGGGCTATACGTCTCAAGCGTACAACATCGAAACCGTAACAGCCAACGCCATCAATTTCAACGATGATTTTGCGCTGTACAACAACCTGGGAGCCGGAGCCACCTTGCAAAATCCAGGATCGGGAGCCGCCGATTGGGCGCTGATTTCGTATCTGGCCCGAATTAATTACGGATTCGATAGTCGTTTTTTACTGACCTTAACCGCTCGTCGGGATGGATCGTCGCGGTTTGGCCCCAACAACAAGTATGGTTTCTTTCCGTCTGGAGCATTCGCCTGGCGATTGATTAACGAGAAGTTTCTACAAAACCAGAAGTCGTTATCCGATTTAAAATTGCGGCTGAGTTATGGCGTAGCGGGCAATCAGGGCATAGGCGATTATTCGTATCTGTCGAATATCGTCATTACCCAGGGTGTATTAGGTGGGGCGACGCCCACGATTCAGTCAGGGGGCGTACCCGCTACGATTAGTAATTACGATTTACGATGGGAGAAAAGTACGCAGTTTGATGCGGGTCTGGATATCGGTGTGTTCAACAACCGAATCCGACTAACCTCTGACTTTTACCAGAAAATAACCTCCGATTTATTGTTCTCGGTTAATGTTCCGCAAACAACGGGTTATAGCTCCATACAACAGAACATTGGCAAAGTGTCAAATCAGGGCTGGGAGTTTGCGTTGTCGACCGCAAACGTCGATACAAAAGATTTTAAGTGGACTACTGATTTCAATATTTCGTTCAATCAGAATAAAATACTGACGCTGGATGGTCGGTCTGAGTTTACGTCCGGTACAGGAAGCGGCCATCTACAAGTATTTAACACCGCTTTGCTGAAAGTCGGAGAGCCTCTTGGGAACTTCTACGGACGCGTCACCGATGGTCTTTTTCAGACGCAGGAAGAAGTAAACGCATCCGCTCAGAAAACCGAAAAACCCGGTGATCTGAAATACAAAGACCTGAATGGCGATGGCGTTATCAATGATCTGGATCGCACCATCATTGGGAATGGCAATCCCAAATTCTTTGGCGGATTCAACAACACGTTTACGTACAAAGGCTTCGATCTGACCCTCTTTTTGCAAGGCAGTTCAGGGAATAGTATTCTGAATTTCGGGCGCTTCGGTTTGTATAACCTGAATGGCAATAACAACCAGTCGAAAGACGTGCTGAACCGCTGGACGCCCACTAATACCAACACCGATATTCCAAGGGCCAACTCGGCGGGTGGGCAGCGTATTTTGTCAACCTTTCATGTCGAAGATGGTTCCTACCTGCGCCTGAAAAACATTTCGCTGGGCTATACCTTACCGCAGCTGGTATCGAAAAAACTGGCGCTTCAGCAGGTAAAAATCTACGTATCGGCCCAAAACTGGCTGACGGTCACCAACTTCAAAGGCTACGATCCTGAGGTCAACTTTGCCGGTGGAAGCCCCATTAGTCAGGGTATCGATTATGGAAGTTATCCGACGGCTAAAACCTTTCTGGCTGGCCTCAACGTGAAATTCTAACCGCTTAACTCCGACATTCCGTGAAAAAATATAGCATCTTTTCCGTATTCATGATCCTGAACGGCTGTGTCCCGGATCTCGATTTAGCTTCTAAAAGCAATGTTTCGGTCGGAACCTATTACCAAACGCCTTCCGACGCCAAAGCCGCCGTTGTGTCCATGTACAGTATGCTGCGCTCCATGTACAGAGACGAAGTGCTGATGACGCCCAATGTTGTGGCTGCCGACGATGGTATCCCGTTTCTGACGGGCAATGCCGACCGGGTGGCCTTGTGGAATTATAACCTGGTACCGACCAATACGTTTCCGGGGGCCATCTGGTCGAATGCCTACACGGGTATTCAACGTTCGAACATCATTTTGAATCGGATACCTCCAATCAGCATGGATGAGACGACCAAAAAGGGGTATGTTGGCGAAGCTAAATTCCTACGGGCTATGCACTACTTTACGTTGGTTCAATGTTTTGGTGGAGTGCCTCTTGTGCTGAATGAAACAACCGGCCTGGCGGATGCCACCATCGCTCGTGCCACCAAAGATGAGGTTTATAAACAGATTGAGACGGATTTGAAAGAGGCCGAAACGGCATTGCCTAAAACCTATACAGGCGCTGATGTAGGCAAAGCAACCCAGGGAGCGGCTAAAGGGCTTCTGGCAAAAGTCTACCTGACCTGGGCGGGTACCGATGCTGCTTCGCCCCATTGGGCGCTGGCGGCTGCCAAAGCGAAAGAGGCTATGGATTTGGGCCTGTATAACCTGTGGGACAATTATTCGGATGTGTTCAGCCTGGCCGGTCGGGGTGGAAAGGAGTCGTTATTCGAGGTGCTTTATATTACCGATCTGGCCGGAAATAACTTTACAACAGGCTATGCTCCTCGGGGGGCACCCATCGTTCCGGGAAACGGAAGCGGTATTTTTCGGGTTAGCCAAAGCCTGTTCAATAGCTACCCCGCGAATGATAAACGGAAGCCTGTCACGTTTCTAACTTCCTTTGTGCAGCCTACAACAAAAGTGACTACGCCTTTATCGGTGACGGATACTGATCCGGCCAAAGGAGTTTCATTCTGGAAGCTAGCGGACCTGACGTCTACCGTTGCTGGAAATGGAGGGAAGAGTGCCCCGATTCTTCGGTATGCTGAGGTGTTGTTGATTTATGCCGAGGCCCTCAATGAAGCCGGCAAAGGCCCAAACGCTCAGGCGTATGAAGCCCTCAATAAAGTACGCGCCCGCGCCGGACTGGACCCTCTTTCGGGATTGACGTATCAGACGTTTAAAGAAGCGGTATGGCTGGAGCGCAGACTTGAACTCTGTTTTGAAGGACAGCGCTGGTTTGATCTGGTTCGGACAGGCAGGTTACTGAGTGCGGTGAAAGCCGAAACCAGTTTTGGCCGGGCGACAACCATACAGGTCTTTCATACACTGATGCCGATTCCGCAGCGGGAGATTGACGCTAATCCAGCCTTAAAACAGAACGAGGGCTATTGATTCCTGAACGGCAATGAAAAACTTTCTGATTTCACTCTTATTTCTGATTCCTGGGGTTCTTCCCGCCCAACCTGTTTATGATGTGGTTGTCTACGGCGGTACTCCGGCTGGGGTTATGGCGGCTATTCAGGTTGCCCGAATGGGGCAGACAGTCGCGCTACTGGAGCCTGGGCGACATCTGGGTGGCATTATGGTTGAAGGACTCGGAGGGACTGATATCGACAATCATCAGGAGTTCCAGAATAGCCCGGCGGTAGGCGGACTCGCTCTTGAGTTTTATCGACGAATCGCCAAAGCCTATGGACGTTCCGACGAATTTGAGCAGGTGCTACGTAGTAAAGCCAAAAAACCAGACATCTGGCGATTTGAGCCACACGTGGCCGAACAGATACTTCTCGATTGGGTCGCTGAGCATAAGATCGGGATAGCTTACGAAAGTCGATTGCTGGAAATGAAAGATGCGGTTCTCAAAAAAGGAACGGCTATTCAGCAGATCAAACTAGAGAATGGGCAAACCTATCGGGCAAAAGTCTTCATCGATGCCACGATTGAAGGTGATTTACTAAACGCTGCCGGTATCAGTACGGTTATTGGTCGTGAATCAAATGCTACGTATGGAGAGGCTAAAAATGGCATTCAGGCCGTTACGGATCATGCTCAGTTTTTGGTTAAGGTCGACCCGTATCGGGTTATGGGTGATCCGACTAGTGGCGTAATTCCAACGATCCAAAACGAACCGCTCGGAACACCTGGTGACGGCGATCAGCACCTCCAGGCGTATTGTTTTCGCATGTGCCTGACCAAGAATCCCACCAATCGAATCCCTTTTCCGAAGCCGGAAGTCTATCAGCGTGAGCAATACGAAATTTACCTGCGTTACCTGAAAGCAGGGGGTAAACTCTATAGGCCGAGAGTCGACATTCCTAACGGAAAGACGGATCTGGGGGCCTGGCACGATCTATCGCATAATTTATACGGCATGAATATGGCTTATCCCGGTGGAAATTATGCAACCCGACAAACTGTGTTAGCCCAGCACAGGCAATTCACCCAGGGATTATTTTATTTCCTGGCGAATGATGAAGAAGTGGGTCGGCTGGCTCCTGATCTGCAAAAAGAATGGACATTATGGGGGCTTAGTAAAGATGAATTTACCGATAACGGCGGCTGGCCGCGCCTGTTCTACGTACGCGATGCCCGGCGGATGGTTTCCGACTATGTGATTACTGAACATCATGTAAGAAAAGGCAACCCACCGCCCGTTCCTGACCCAGTTGCTGTTGCTTATTGGCCACCCGATATACATAGCGTTCGACGAATCGTGAAAGATGGGTATGCCTATAATGAGGGATCGGTATTTAGAGACAATACCTGGCAACCGTTTGGTATTTCGTACCGGGCGCTGATACCGAAAGCATCGGAGTGTACAAATTTGCTAACGGCATCCTGCCCATCGTCGAGCCATATTGCCTATGGGGCTATTCGGATCGAGTTTACGTTCATGGCGTTAGGACAGGCTTGTGGTACAGCGGCTGTGTTGGCTAACCAGAAGCGGGTAACGGTTCAAGCGGTGAACCAGAAAGAATTGAAAGACAAATTATTGGCCGATGGGCAGCTTCTGTCGCTAAACAATTAATGGACCTTTCTGAGCGGGCGTTGAATTATAAAAAAAGCACCGTAACAACACGGTGCTTTTTTTATAGTCGCCATGACCTCGATTGACGACAGTCTGCACTTGTGTGGGTCGGCCTGTGCTTTATTCTGAACGCAGGCTTTTTACCGGATCGAGCATCGCGGCTTTGATAGCCTGAAAACTGACGGTCAGTAGTGTAATGAATAAAGCTCCGAAGATGGCCACCGCAAAAATCCACCAGGAAAGTTCAACGCGGTAGGTGTAGTGCTGCAACCAGCTGTTCATAAAGTAATAAGCGATCGGTATCGTGAACAGGCAGGCCACGATGACCAGCACCACAAAATCTTTGGAAAGTAACTGCCATAGGTTCGCCACCGACGCCCCCAACACTTTACGGATGCCAATCTCCTTCGTACGTTGCTCTGCCATGAATGAAGATAGCCCGAATAAACCTAAGCACGAG
This window harbors:
- a CDS encoding RNA polymerase sigma factor; translated protein: MSIVEEQELWHRFRQGDEEAFSILANRHYRRLMHYGQKFSSNTQFIEDALQELLIHLWLHRATLNDTPSVTYYLLKAFRHQLIKALKRRAHEQPLDVQADAISFDFSIEQNYIQQETHNLLERTVEAALAQLPARQKEVIYLRYYQGLRPEEIASLLDIKSQSVSNILQRALTRLRENWPSILLIGLLLFYK
- a CDS encoding TonB-dependent receptor; protein product: MRIGLLQIILCVLVVSIALAHDGQAQEVLNRSVTLQCKDQAVKVVLDRVEKAAGVRFIYSPELIQSYRKVSLDFRDKRLADILNTLLLPLKITYEVVGNQILLKRNPASSGMSPDLLKPETFSTDQSAEQTITGTVSDENGGLLPGVSVVVKNTTRGTTTDARGVYQLTIPDNGSAAILIFSFVGYKSQEVTIGNRTTIDIQLATDNKSLDEVVVVGYGMVKKSDLTGSVARIDESIIKATPIVSLDRAMQGRIAGVQVTSNSAAPGGSTTIRIRGTGSVNAGNDPLYVIDGFPTGDLNSINPNDIESIEILKDASATAIYGSRGSNGVVLVTTKRGKAGQSGINFESYYGVQAVRRKIPLLNAREYATFINDARINGGGAAYFDGSTAARPLPESLGEGTDWQDEVFRTAPIQNYQLSFTGGEAKTRYAISGNYYDQQGIILNSYFKRFSLRANLDREVKPWLTIGLSMQGAHTRSNSSRTATDGGAAGGVTNAALNYAPVFPIYASPGIYYRDQSTLNGSLVDNPVGLAKEVTNLYYTLRLLTNFYADFKVGPHLTFRTTWGADLLSTKQNNYATRLIQLGASTNGSASVASALNINYLNENTLTYNRTFATKHNLTALLGYTSQAYNIETVTANAINFNDDFALYNNLGAGATLQNPGSGAADWALISYLARINYGFDSRFLLTLTARRDGSSRFGPNNKYGFFPSGAFAWRLINEKFLQNQKSLSDLKLRLSYGVAGNQGIGDYSYLSNIVITQGVLGGATPTIQSGGVPATISNYDLRWEKSTQFDAGLDIGVFNNRIRLTSDFYQKITSDLLFSVNVPQTTGYSSIQQNIGKVSNQGWEFALSTANVDTKDFKWTTDFNISFNQNKILTLDGRSEFTSGTGSGHLQVFNTALLKVGEPLGNFYGRVTDGLFQTQEEVNASAQKTEKPGDLKYKDLNGDGVINDLDRTIIGNGNPKFFGGFNNTFTYKGFDLTLFLQGSSGNSILNFGRFGLYNLNGNNNQSKDVLNRWTPTNTNTDIPRANSAGGQRILSTFHVEDGSYLRLKNISLGYTLPQLVSKKLALQQVKIYVSAQNWLTVTNFKGYDPEVNFAGGSPISQGIDYGSYPTAKTFLAGLNVKF
- a CDS encoding FecR family protein, with translation MTNRTDALQELLEDPRFIAWVTGNADDLEDYWNNWAADNLMRRETLDQARSLVKAIEGKPIPVSDTHIKRSVERALQEAKRQEIVQPPVIIRPLYQQWWAVAASVLLVIGLGWLAFTIQTPRSIYDQKVAQVNHTGRLIIEVRNDTRPIQHVQLPDGSSVLLQKNSRISFPQQFRPDKREVYLTGEAFFEVMKNPAQPFLVYADELVTKVLGTSFGIKAYANDPAITVVVKTGKVSVFTQSDRQFTHLDSSRTLTGLVLSPNEQVTYERKESRLTRVLVEKPTLLNIPIEKQLFIYQETPIATVFADLEKAYDVNIDFDADVMAQCSITATLGDDPLIQKLTWICKVLEASYELKDGRIIVSGKSCQ
- a CDS encoding FAD-dependent oxidoreductase gives rise to the protein MKNFLISLLFLIPGVLPAQPVYDVVVYGGTPAGVMAAIQVARMGQTVALLEPGRHLGGIMVEGLGGTDIDNHQEFQNSPAVGGLALEFYRRIAKAYGRSDEFEQVLRSKAKKPDIWRFEPHVAEQILLDWVAEHKIGIAYESRLLEMKDAVLKKGTAIQQIKLENGQTYRAKVFIDATIEGDLLNAAGISTVIGRESNATYGEAKNGIQAVTDHAQFLVKVDPYRVMGDPTSGVIPTIQNEPLGTPGDGDQHLQAYCFRMCLTKNPTNRIPFPKPEVYQREQYEIYLRYLKAGGKLYRPRVDIPNGKTDLGAWHDLSHNLYGMNMAYPGGNYATRQTVLAQHRQFTQGLFYFLANDEEVGRLAPDLQKEWTLWGLSKDEFTDNGGWPRLFYVRDARRMVSDYVITEHHVRKGNPPPVPDPVAVAYWPPDIHSVRRIVKDGYAYNEGSVFRDNTWQPFGISYRALIPKASECTNLLTASCPSSSHIAYGAIRIEFTFMALGQACGTAAVLANQKRVTVQAVNQKELKDKLLADGQLLSLNN
- a CDS encoding RagB/SusD family nutrient uptake outer membrane protein, whose amino-acid sequence is MKKYSIFSVFMILNGCVPDLDLASKSNVSVGTYYQTPSDAKAAVVSMYSMLRSMYRDEVLMTPNVVAADDGIPFLTGNADRVALWNYNLVPTNTFPGAIWSNAYTGIQRSNIILNRIPPISMDETTKKGYVGEAKFLRAMHYFTLVQCFGGVPLVLNETTGLADATIARATKDEVYKQIETDLKEAETALPKTYTGADVGKATQGAAKGLLAKVYLTWAGTDAASPHWALAAAKAKEAMDLGLYNLWDNYSDVFSLAGRGGKESLFEVLYITDLAGNNFTTGYAPRGAPIVPGNGSGIFRVSQSLFNSYPANDKRKPVTFLTSFVQPTTKVTTPLSVTDTDPAKGVSFWKLADLTSTVAGNGGKSAPILRYAEVLLIYAEALNEAGKGPNAQAYEALNKVRARAGLDPLSGLTYQTFKEAVWLERRLELCFEGQRWFDLVRTGRLLSAVKAETSFGRATTIQVFHTLMPIPQREIDANPALKQNEGY